One genomic region from Nymphalis io chromosome 18, ilAglIoxx1.1, whole genome shotgun sequence encodes:
- the LOC126775327 gene encoding pupal cuticle protein-like, which yields MNPMIVVACLALACGAHASGWTGPPANIALSQDGRNILDTPEVAQARSAHYAALQKAAQNNPNPQDDGSYDPRWNNEQYWQGGEQKWNGGAAQQWNNDNSGQWNDNSGQWNDNSGQWNGDANQWNDNSGQWNGDAQQWNAAPAAPAWNAAGHAPAPVAETPEVAQARAAHLAALSAANSAPNNNGQWNAPAHNQWNAPAHNQWNAPAQNKWNGAPSWQGPPAQIRLAQNGAGILETPEVAAARAAHLAAHSQVAHAAPAHPQQHW from the exons atgaaCCCCATG ATTGTTGTAGCTTGTTTGGCGCTGGCGTGTGGAGCCCATGCTTCTGGCTGGACCGGCCCTCCAGCCAACATTGCGCTGTCACAAGATGGCCGCAACATCTTAGACACACCCGAAGTAGCTCAAGCTCGGTCAGCCCACTACGCCGCCCTCCAAAAGGCCGCCCAAAACAACCCCAACCCTCAAGACGATGGCTCATACGATCCTCGCTGGAACAACGAACAATACTGGCAGGGTGGTGAACAGAAATGGAACGGTGGTGCCGCTCAACAGTGGAACAACGACAACTCCGGACAATGGAACGATAACTCTGGTCAATGGAATGACAACTCTGGCCAATGGAACGGTGACGCTAACCAATGGAACGACAACTCCGGCCAATGGAACGGTGACGCTCAACAATGGAACGCTGCCCCCGCTGCTCCCGCATGGAACGCTGCCGGACACGCCCCAGCTCCCGTCGCTGAAACCCCTGAAGTAGCACAGGCCCGTGCCGCCCACCTTGCCGCTCTCTCTGCTGCCAACAGCGCACCCAACAACAACGGACAGTGGAACGCTCCCGCTCACAACCAATGGAACGCCCCCGCTCACAACCAATGGAACGCCCCCGCTCAAAACAAATGGAACGGTGCTCCTTCCTGGCAGGGCCCTCCCGCTCAAATCAGACTTGCCCAAAACGGCGCTGGTATCCTTGAGACCCCTGAGGTTGCTGCTGCGCGCGCTGCTCACTTAGCGGCCCACTCACAAGTGGCCCACGCTGCTCCCGCTCACCCCCAGCAGCACTGGTGA
- the LOC126775676 gene encoding pickpocket protein 28-like, whose product MDNSKTQNFWATQSTSNPWYDWNTNKTPSRNKTEDKASRHLNFYRSFSQDLREYLLTSTLHGLRYIGEKKLTWFERFFWLIAFGSSLICAGFFILNVYAKWRMSPMIVSINPENMPLNKLPFPAITICNVNQAKKSVAERYMKFGDSIDKKLLESLCSSQTDADIFEDDIAGGADWDHTRSFLINVTQPCNEMLSLCIWNSANMNCQDLFNAQLTDEGLCCTFNVVHRENMFRNPKDLNDMNITFPLPSVDWTPESGFPENAPADGFPWRAQGIGTDHGLTLVLDANVAEYYCASTKSTGFKILLHNPTETPNIAKLGEVYGPGIEARVAIQPRILDAQPTLKFIDVNKRLCLFSSEQKLVFYRTYTLRNCEMECEARIMLDVCKCVLYYMPKNKTTRVCGKADAKCYSNMKKYVPSGRERACEECLPACTEISYFERPSSAMLSKFLVGHYIKSINLAQNKTSEYFTDNMLVIHFYFEDNSFMRFTKGEIFGLTEFLSNTGGLLGLCMGFSMMSAVELLYYITLRVLCVARQKKSIQPFHK is encoded by the exons ATGGATAACTCTAAAACg CAAAACTTCTGGGCTACTCAATCAACGTCAAATCCGTGGTATGACTGGAATACAAACAAAACGCCGAGTCGTAATAAAACCGAG GATAAAGCCTCACGTCATCTAAATTTTTATCGTTCCTTCAGTCAAGACCTCCgagaatatttattaacttcaaCACTGCACGGTCTTCGCTATATCGgtgaaaaaaaactaacttggtTTGAAcg gttCTTCTGGTTGATCGCGTTCGGTAGTTCATTGATATGCGCAGGATTCTTCATTCTAAATGTTTACGCAAAATGGAGGATGTCACCTATGATTGTTAGCATCAATCCGGAAAACATGCCTCTTAACAAGCTACCATTCCCTGCAATTACAATCTGCAATGTTAACCAAGCTAAGAAGTCAGTGGCTGAACGATATATGAAATTTgg cGATTCGATAGACAAAAAGCTATTAGAAAGCCTGTGCTCATCTCAGACGGATGCTGATATTTTTGAAGATGATATTGCTGGAGGTGCCGATTGGGACCACACACGCTCCTTTCTTATCAAT GTAACCCAACCTTGCAACGAAATGCTATCATTATGTATTTGGAATTCAGCAAATATGAATTGTCAGGATCTATTTAATGCCCAGCTCACTGATGAAGGACTTTGCTGCACATTCAACGTTGTCCATCGGGAAAATATGTTCCGGAATCC CAAGGACCTAAATGACATGAACATAACATTCCCATTACCGTCAGTGGATTGGACTCCTGAAAGTGGATTCCCAGAAAATGCACCAGCTGACGGATTTCCATGGAGGGCACAAG GAATTGGAACTGATCATGGTTTAACATTAGTATTAGATGCTAATGTTGCGGAATATTATTGTGCGTCCACGAAAAGCACAGGTTTTAAG ATACTTCTACATAACCCAACAGAAACGCCAAACATAGCAAAACTTGGGGAGGTATATGGTCCCGGGATTGAGGCTCGTGTGGCAATACAACCGAGGATACTAGATGCGCAGCCGACCCTGAAATTTATCGACGTCAATAAAAGACTTTGCCTTTTCTCTAGTGAACAGAAATTAGTATTCTATag AACTTACACACTGAGGAACTGCGAAATGGAATGTGAAGCTCGTATTATGTTGGACGTATGTAAATGTGTGCTTTATTACATGCCGA aaaATAAAACGACTCGCGTATGTGGCAAAGCAGACGCTAAATGTTACAGCAATATGAAGAAATATGTTCCTAgtg GTCGTGAACGTGCTTGTGAAGAATGTCTTCCGGCATGCACGGAGATCTCTTACTTCGAGAGACCGAGCAGTGCGATGCTAAGCAAATTTCTCGTGGGTCACTACATAAAAAGTATCAACCTAGCGCAAAACAAAACCTCAGaatattttac CGATAACATGTTAGTGATTCATTTTTACTTTGAAGATAATTCATTCATGAGATTCACGAAAGGAGAAATATTTGGACTCACAGAATTTTTAT CAAACACAGGTGGTCTGCTCGGTCTCTGCATGGGCTTCAGTATGATGAGCGCAGTAGAACTCCTGTATTACAT